A window of the Phaseolus vulgaris cultivar G19833 unplaced genomic scaffold, P. vulgaris v2.0 scaffold_43, whole genome shotgun sequence genome harbors these coding sequences:
- the LOC137817392 gene encoding uncharacterized protein, giving the protein MAAGRVDQERIQIDLAASQEIMDAVIPATFVGPKATFTGMEDPEAYLTAFHTQMMLIGGSDALSKLFREQYIANRTPPPNSYNLFDVRQYQGESLKEFVNCFGAQVVKLNTKDETVMVHAFRKGICLGSLSESLIRNRPKTFAEIRRRAVAHIVAEGEVNEKRACIVPTRPRAPACVQPVRVHEAAIEKRPPTKKQPYEPRKPQVRGHAREGKPVRHNFVVELKDLIAMPNIAERLKMSPKTDKKLGPHKKVWCEFHQAFGHPIHNCLALGHQLDELVKSGFLNNYRAEQ; this is encoded by the exons ATGGCAGCGGGAAGGGTTGATCAAGAACGCATCCAGATTGATCTGGCTGCATCGCAA GAGATTATGGATGCTGTAATACCAGCTACGTTCGTGGGACCGAAAGCCAcgttcacagggatggaggatccagaggcctATCTCACAGccttccatacgcagatgatgctgatTGGTGGTTCTGATGCA TTGTCAAAATTGTTTAGGGAGCAGTACATTGCGAATCGCACTCCCCCACCCAACTCTTACAATCTTTTCGAcgtaaggcagtatcagggtgAGTCGCTGAAGGAGTTTGTTAACTGTTTtggggcgcaggtggtgaagCTCAACACTAAGGACGAGACGGTGATGGTTCACGCGTTCAGAAAGGGGATTTGTCTGGGTTCTCTCAGTGAGTCACTCATCAGAAACCGCCCCAAAACCTTCGCTGAGATTAGGCGTCgagcggtggctcacatcgtaGCAGAAGGGGAGGTGAATGAGAAGCGCGCATGTATTGTTCCCACGCGCCCACGAGCGCCGGCGTGTGTGCAGCCCGTGAGAGTGCATGAGGCTGCAATAGAGAAGAGGCCCCCCACGAAGAAGCAACCCTACGAGCCTAGAAAGCCTCAGGTTAGGGGGCATGCAAGGGAAGGTAAGCCTGTGAGGCATAATTTTGTGGTAGAGTTGAAAGATTTGATAGCTATGCCTAACATAGCAGAGAGGTTGAAGATGTCGCCCAAGACTGACAAGAAGCTGGGACCTCACAAGAAGgtttggtgtgagtttcaccaggcgtTTGGTCATCCCATACACAACtgcttggcgttgggacaccagtTGGACGAGCTGGTGAAGAGTGGGTTCCTAAACAACTACCGGGCGGAGCAATAG